The Lathyrus oleraceus cultivar Zhongwan6 chromosome 5, CAAS_Psat_ZW6_1.0, whole genome shotgun sequence genome includes the window AATTGTCCAATCCAATGGTTGAATCTTGCTCAGAATTccacaaggatcatgaatatgcaaagagattgaTGAATCATATGAAGAAAAGATGaatttcgaagagagagaaaattggagggaaatgtgaattttgatctgaaattctgttatcCTCAAATGCAGTTAGGGTTTAGCTTATATATCATCCCTTAATCACACTCAAATCACAATTAAGCCTTGGTTAATCTTGATTAAGGAAATATGAGGTGTAGTGCAAAAATGGCAAGTGTGCTTAACATGTGGCCATGTGTACGTGAATAGTGCTATGTTATGCTTCAAGTTCACTTAAAACCAACCAATAAACATGATGGAAGTGGTCTTTTGCTTgtatgatcaaccaaatttgaattatcaaatttccctccaaaatgcacatgtatggaCAAGTGACCatatgagcttctttcatgcaaggcaatgattcatttggaaagtattggtcacaaggagTATTTTTCAAAAAGgatggaccaatttggagttttgtagcaaaagttatgccatgttgaacttccatgcatactttatgatcatttggccataacttctcaaccaatcatcagatggacatgatataggactttttgaaaagaggagagaaagatattcaactttcatgttcaccaaaaatccatttgaagcttctttgatcactacgccaaaaaggttttttaacagcgcatcttagacagcgcttttaaaagaaagcgctgtctaaggttaaaataaaaataaaacacggaaaatgttctaaaaaaataatgaaagcgctgtctaaggggggggggggggggggtcttagacagcgcttttagaaagcgctgtctaagacccccccttagacagcgcttttagaaagcgcttttaaatatagaccttagtcagcgcttttgagaaagcgctgtttaaagtctttcaattaaaaaaaacCCATTCCAATGGCTTTCACTTCTTCTCTCACTTCCCATTTTCTCTCTCTCCCAAACAAAAACCCATCCCTAACCCCTTTTCAATCTCAACCCTTCTTTTTCCCTACACTCCACCCAAAACAACTCTTATCATCACCTACTTCAATCTCAACCGTTGCTTCAGCGTCATCATCGAAAAACCCTTCCAGTAACAATAACCCTAAACAATCTAGACAAGATGAAGTTGTTGAGGTTGAAGTAGAAGAGGAACTTCCGTGGATTCAAGAAAAAGCTCTCGACCTCGTTGAGTTCACCGGTTCTGTTACCCAAGCGATTCCCGGTCCGAGAGTGGGTCCCACTTCGTTGCCGTGGATTCTCGCCGTTCTTCTTGGTTATGCTGGTCTCACTTTCGTTATCGCGTTTGTTAAAACCGTTAGGAAATTCAGTTCTCCCAAAGCACAACGCAGGAAATTGGTTGGTTTTTTTGTTTCTTTGGATTTTTTTTGTTCATTGCGCTTATAGGAAATTATAATGTTTGTTTGTTTCAGGTTGGTAAAAATGCGTTGTTGTGTAAGTCTGTTGATGATTTGTTACAAAGAGGACGAGATGAAGTTAAGGTTGATGATCTCAAAGGAATCGAAAATAAGGTGAGTTATAGAAAATATTTACTTTAAATTGTAGTTGGGTATGATTCTAAATTGTGATTGTAGTTATGCTGCAAACTATGATATTGTCGCAGAATGCGAGCAAATGCAACCGCGATTTCAGTTGTAGAGACATCTAAAACCTTTATATTTTCGCTGTAGACCTGAGTTTGTAATTAATTTTTGTCGTAATCTTTGTTATTGTGAAAAATTGTATACAAATGTGACTGCAACTGCTGACACTTTATAGTCATAGAGATATAGAAAAACTCTTGATATTGCAGGTCTGTGTTGCAGTTGCAGACCTTTTTCTAAAACCTTGAATATGACATGTGGTCACTATTTGACATTTGCTGTTGAATAATATATGGCCTCACATTTTGTCTAGGGGTTATGGAATCACTTTTTGAATCTGCGTCAATAATGGGTAGAGAAGCTTTGTTCTTCCCCATGTTTGTTGATTTCTGATACAAACCAATATTCTCAActatttgaaattaaagaaaccCGCAAGATAGATGTAAATACAAGatttattgatgataataattTGATTACATAGGGAAACTCTTTATTCACAACTAACATATGTTTCTCCTACTATTTGATAACTTCCCCACCATCATTAACTAACTCTCCCATCTCAACTAGCTCCCCTTCTTCCATCACAAGATTCTTTCTCAACTGTCCTTTGTTTCTCCTTACACTTCCCATTCCTTGGGCCCATGAGACAACTGCTAGGCCAGTTGATCTTCAACCCTCCTTTTCTTTTGGGTTGTAATGTAACAAGTGCTACCTTGATAGGAAGTATGTGGAGAAGTTTGTAGCAATAGTATAACTGACAGCAGAGTAGATTCTTCTTATCTATTGAGAATCAGTGTCATACAATGCTAGGGTAACAGATTAAAAATCCACAGCAAGGTAAAATATTTCACTATCACGATAGTCGTAACACTATCTGCAACTACATATAGTGAATCTCATATTCAGAACACTGAATTGAATCATTTGTTACTTCTCCTTTTCTGGTATTCCGCACAAGGTTAAATCATGAACTGATTTCTagttttaattttaaataatgataacttatttttctttttttatgtTCTTCTGCACGAGTGCCTATCAGATAGGGGTAACTTGACATACTTGATTGCTTATCATTTGCATTAGAAACACTGTTTTCTTTTACATACTAATCTATAAGGCTGAGTATTTGGCTATTTGCTCCTATTTATATCGGTTTCGTTATTATTGATAATGTATCTTGGTTTTACAAAATAAGAACAATGATTCCACTAAAAGACCATAAGTTCTAAACTGGTATTGTATAAAATTACCATCATCAAGTCATTGTAATATTCTTTGTAGTATATATATTAACGGTCTGTCTGAAATATTGGATTTTGCCTGTCTAACCTTAGGTGAAACTTTTGTTGTTGATGTGTACATGCTTCGATTCCTAATCATGATATGTTTTTTCTGTGCAAATGTTTCTTTAATAAAGGATCATGCCATCTGTCTAGATCATGAAAGTAGTTCTTAGCTTTCATTTTGCTGGCTGGAAAAATCTCATGGAAATTCATTTTTCTGTTTGCTGGCTTACCATACTTTTGACTTCCTCTGCATGTGTCATTGATTTTAAGTAACAAAAAATTCATATCCAGACAGGTTTTGTCTTCGAAGAAATTTTGCGCAAATACATCCGATATGCTCTGAACGAGAAACCATTCAACCCTGATGTTGTAGCTGATTTAATTCAATTAAGGAGAGCTTCTGCATTAAAGGACTCACAAGTTGCTGAGATTCCAAATGAAATTTCACGAAGAATTGTTAGAGACAAAGGTAATGTCTTCTTAATATTGGACAGTTTTCATCTGAGTAATCCTTGTACGTGGTAGTTTATTTTGTCCTAGGTTGTGTAGAAAAGTATTCCGATCAACTGCAGTGATGAGTGAACAGGATTATTTTTCTCTAGTTTGCTCCTTGTATTGACAAAGGTTTAGTATCTGGGTCCATGTTGTCAAGCTCAAATGCTCATGTCTTTTTGATAGAATTTGTGAGATATAGCTTCAAACCTACGACTCTACAAATTACCCCCCTT containing:
- the LOC127081501 gene encoding uncharacterized protein LOC127081501, whose product is MAFTSSLTSHFLSLPNKNPSLTPFQSQPFFFPTLHPKQLLSSPTSISTVASASSSKNPSSNNNPKQSRQDEVVEVEVEEELPWIQEKALDLVEFTGSVTQAIPGPRVGPTSLPWILAVLLGYAGLTFVIAFVKTVRKFSSPKAQRRKLVGKNALLCKSVDDLLQRGRDEVKVDDLKGIENKTGFVFEEILRKYIRYALNEKPFNPDVVADLIQLRRASALKDSQVAEIPNEISRRIVRDKGNVFLILDSFHLSNPCTW